A DNA window from Pseudodesulfovibrio thermohalotolerans contains the following coding sequences:
- the ilvN gene encoding acetolactate synthase small subunit: protein MRRTLSALCRNEPGVLAMMARECGKYDANILSLAAGETENPQVSRIVLCVEGDDEAIDKVGRYLESLDVVIQLDDLSRKDFVDRELVMIKVAMDPARTGQLMQVFEVFRAHVVGMGRETVTVEMSGDQNRVEGLIRMVAPYGIKSLCRSGMIALKRGDE from the coding sequence TTGAGACGCACCCTGTCCGCCCTGTGCCGCAATGAACCCGGCGTCCTGGCCATGATGGCCCGGGAGTGCGGCAAATATGACGCCAACATTCTTTCTCTGGCCGCCGGGGAGACCGAAAATCCCCAGGTGTCCCGCATCGTGCTCTGCGTGGAGGGCGACGACGAGGCCATCGACAAGGTCGGCCGCTACCTGGAGTCCCTGGATGTGGTCATTCAGTTGGACGACCTTTCCCGCAAGGATTTCGTGGACCGCGAACTGGTCATGATAAAGGTGGCCATGGACCCGGCCCGGACCGGCCAGCTTATGCAGGTCTTCGAGGTCTTCCGGGCCCACGTGGTGGGCATGGGGCGGGAGACCGTCACCGTGGAGATGTCCGGGGATCAGAACCGCGTGGAAGGGCTTATCAGGATGGTCGCGCCCTACGGGATCAAGTCCCTGTGCCGGTCCGGCATGATCGCCCTCAAGCGCGGGGACGAGTAG
- a CDS encoding bifunctional enoyl-CoA hydratase/phosphate acetyltransferase: MPGFSPITCLSELVRAALDICRSGDMPRVAIARPAEGFVLRAALEAYGRGLAEPILVGDMEETERVAGERGLDISPFRKVRAADPADAAAEAVRLFREGEAQLIMKGLVPTATLLKAILDRRTGVAYGERILSHVSVFESPVDGRLMLMTDPGVNIAPSLQRKVDILKNALEVARMLGMKAPRAAILAATEKINYPAMPATLDGDILTKMGRQGMFGDAQVLGPLSLDLAVSSDVAATKGFESPVAGNADILVTPNIEAGNVLYKSLSTLCGCTMAAVVVGSRVPVVVPSRGDSDASKFHSIALASVLAHRSRV, translated from the coding sequence GTGCCCGGTTTCAGCCCCATAACCTGTTTGAGCGAATTGGTGCGGGCCGCCCTGGACATCTGCCGTTCCGGGGATATGCCCAGGGTCGCCATTGCCCGCCCCGCCGAGGGGTTCGTACTCCGGGCGGCGCTGGAGGCGTACGGGCGCGGACTGGCCGAGCCTATTCTCGTGGGCGACATGGAGGAGACGGAGCGTGTCGCCGGGGAGCGCGGGCTCGATATCTCCCCGTTCCGGAAGGTCCGCGCCGCCGATCCCGCCGACGCCGCGGCCGAGGCTGTCCGGCTTTTCCGCGAAGGCGAGGCGCAGCTTATCATGAAGGGCCTCGTGCCCACGGCCACCCTGCTCAAGGCCATCCTCGACAGGCGGACCGGGGTGGCCTACGGCGAACGCATTCTGAGCCATGTGTCGGTCTTCGAGTCCCCTGTGGACGGGCGGCTTATGCTCATGACCGATCCCGGCGTGAATATCGCTCCCTCCTTGCAACGCAAGGTGGACATCCTCAAGAACGCGTTGGAAGTGGCCCGGATGCTCGGCATGAAGGCACCTCGCGCGGCTATCCTCGCGGCCACGGAGAAGATCAACTATCCGGCCATGCCCGCCACTCTGGACGGCGACATCCTGACCAAGATGGGCCGCCAGGGGATGTTTGGCGACGCACAGGTGCTCGGACCTCTCTCCCTTGATCTGGCCGTGTCCAGCGATGTCGCGGCCACCAAGGGGTTCGAAAGTCCCGTGGCCGGAAACGCGGATATTCTCGTCACCCCGAACATCGAGGCGGGCAACGTCCTGTACAAGTCCCTTTCCACGCTGTGCGGCTGCACCATGGCCGCCGTGGTGGTGGGCAGCCGGGTCCCGGTGGTGGTCCCGTCCAGGGGGGATTCGGACGCGAGCAAATTTCATTCGATCGCCCTGGCCTCGGTCCTGGCGCACAGGAGCCGCGTATGA
- the buk gene encoding butyrate kinase: protein MSILVINPGSTSTKVALFKGGDILAAEELQHSRADLAGFARVADQFDFRMRVVAEFLGKTGTDPKRIRAVAARGGLLRPLEGGVYAVSDDMAVHLHEARYGEHACNLGGLLALALARQWGVPAYVVDPVVTDEMMDRARLTGLPGLERRSIFHALNQRGVARIVAERLGVEYETSNFIVCHMGGGVSIGAHRRGRVVDVINALDGEGPFTPERTGGLPLVPVLDMLHRGERAHDELRQTILSRGGLTAHLGTNDPREVLARMERGDERAGLVFRAMTYGIARYIVSMAPALVDGGGGLDLAAVVLTGGLSRSRPLVEELSRQTGFLAPVEVVPGEVEMFALAEGAARALCGVEPVRTYRNDSRVPL, encoded by the coding sequence ATGAGCATTCTCGTCATCAATCCCGGCTCCACGTCCACGAAGGTGGCCCTGTTCAAGGGCGGCGACATCCTGGCCGCCGAGGAGCTGCAACACTCGCGCGCGGACCTGGCGGGCTTTGCGCGGGTCGCGGATCAATTCGACTTTCGGATGCGCGTCGTGGCCGAGTTCCTGGGCAAGACCGGCACAGACCCGAAGCGCATTCGCGCGGTGGCCGCGCGCGGCGGTCTGCTCCGTCCGCTGGAGGGCGGCGTGTACGCGGTGTCGGACGACATGGCTGTTCATCTGCATGAGGCTCGGTACGGCGAGCACGCGTGCAATCTGGGCGGGCTCCTGGCCTTGGCCCTGGCGCGGCAATGGGGCGTGCCCGCCTACGTGGTGGACCCGGTGGTCACGGACGAGATGATGGACCGGGCCAGGTTGACCGGGCTGCCGGGGCTGGAGCGGCGGAGCATCTTCCATGCATTGAACCAGCGCGGAGTGGCCCGCATCGTGGCCGAACGGCTGGGCGTGGAGTACGAGACCTCGAATTTCATCGTCTGCCACATGGGCGGCGGCGTCTCCATCGGCGCGCACCGCCGGGGCCGGGTGGTGGACGTCATCAACGCCCTGGACGGCGAGGGGCCGTTCACGCCCGAGCGCACCGGGGGACTGCCTCTGGTGCCGGTTCTGGACATGCTCCACCGTGGGGAGCGCGCTCACGACGAGTTGCGCCAAACCATTCTCAGCCGGGGCGGCCTGACCGCCCATCTCGGCACCAACGACCCGCGCGAAGTCCTGGCCCGCATGGAGCGGGGCGACGAGCGCGCCGGACTGGTCTTCCGGGCCATGACCTACGGCATCGCCCGGTACATCGTCTCCATGGCTCCCGCCCTGGTCGACGGGGGGGGTGGTCTCGACCTGGCCGCCGTGGTCCTGACCGGCGGTCTCTCCCGAAGCCGTCCCCTGGTGGAGGAGCTGTCCCGCCAGACGGGTTTCCTCGCTCCGGTGGAGGTGGTCCCGGGCGAGGTGGAGATGTTCGCCCTTGCCGAGGGAGCCGCGCGAGCGCTCTGCGGTGTCGAGCCGGTCCGGACCTATCGAAACGATAGTCGCGTCCCTTTGTAA
- a CDS encoding HDOD domain-containing protein, with amino-acid sequence MNRKSIDELKAGMVLASDLVAGDGRLLLRGGVKLADRHIGLLRRAGVEEAEVIPAPSVLSEAELLAVEDYVREFFLYVNPDHPAVAAMFRIALDLTAVAVAEGRRLPDPAERRAANLEHLEDIFVRGLISPEAIVRHETELAGFPDIFFRIKEILEDESASADRIAKVVSTDLSLSAKLLKLVNSPLYGFSRGIDSISRAVTLVGGKELSTLALGVSAINYFKDIPPELVDMQTFWRHSITCGVFARLLAGTQSGLSPERFFIGGLLHDVGRLILFKKLPYAATEAMLFARENCLPLVEAELSVLGLRHTDIGKPLLESWHFPEGLAAMIDYHHDPMGYPNPLEPAIIHVADNLSNAVEIARGGMYVMPGLDEEAWDILGLDPEALYEAMERYSTQIDAVLDAFL; translated from the coding sequence GTGAACAGGAAGAGTATTGACGAACTGAAGGCGGGCATGGTCCTGGCCTCAGACCTGGTCGCCGGGGACGGCAGGCTGCTCCTCAGGGGCGGCGTCAAACTGGCGGACCGTCACATAGGGCTGCTCCGGCGCGCGGGCGTGGAGGAGGCCGAAGTTATTCCCGCGCCTTCCGTCCTGTCCGAGGCCGAACTTCTGGCCGTGGAGGATTATGTCCGTGAATTTTTCCTCTACGTGAACCCGGATCACCCGGCGGTCGCGGCCATGTTTCGCATCGCCCTGGACCTGACCGCCGTGGCCGTGGCCGAAGGGCGGCGGCTACCGGACCCGGCCGAGCGCAGGGCCGCAAACTTGGAGCATCTGGAGGATATCTTCGTCAGGGGGCTGATCTCGCCCGAGGCCATCGTGCGGCATGAGACCGAACTGGCCGGATTCCCGGACATATTCTTTCGCATCAAGGAGATTCTTGAGGACGAATCCGCTTCTGCCGACCGCATCGCCAAGGTGGTCAGCACCGATCTCAGCCTGTCCGCCAAGCTCCTGAAGCTCGTCAACTCGCCCCTTTACGGTTTTTCCCGGGGCATCGACTCCATCAGCCGGGCCGTGACCCTGGTGGGCGGGAAGGAATTGTCCACCCTGGCCCTGGGCGTCTCGGCCATCAACTATTTCAAGGATATTCCGCCGGAGCTCGTGGACATGCAGACCTTCTGGCGGCATTCCATCACCTGCGGCGTTTTCGCCCGGCTGCTCGCCGGGACGCAGAGCGGCCTTTCCCCGGAGCGGTTCTTCATCGGCGGCCTGTTACACGATGTGGGCCGTCTCATCCTGTTCAAGAAGCTGCCTTACGCGGCCACCGAAGCCATGCTTTTCGCCCGCGAGAACTGCCTTCCCCTCGTGGAGGCCGAGCTGTCGGTTCTGGGGCTGCGTCATACCGACATCGGCAAGCCTCTGCTGGAGTCCTGGCACTTCCCCGAAGGCCTCGCCGCCATGATCGACTATCACCATGACCCCATGGGGTATCCCAACCCGCTCGAACCGGCCATCATCCATGTGGCCGACAATCTGTCCAACGCTGTGGAGATAGCCCGGGGCGGCATGTACGTCATGCCCGGGCTGGACGAGGAAGCCTGGGACATCCTTGGTCTCGACCCGGAAGCCCTTTACGAGGCCATGGAGCGGTACTCGACGCAGATCGACGCCGTTCTGGACGCGTTTCTCTAG
- a CDS encoding TrmH family RNA methyltransferase, with protein sequence MQDHGRDKKDSKIYIVGNKPVKELLLDSPQRVDFVAFRKGRRDKAMEEIFDLCRTAQVPFKSVSAKELDYMYRGNHQGVAARCAALEYTPLERLLEQAPDAPLPLIVALDQVQDTGNVGVLARTVHALGGAGLIVCQHHGAYLGAGAVRSSAGALNKLPVAKVGNMANAMKDCVNYDFTLYCARMTSDSDNVYSAELRTPAVLILGNEEKGIRPGVAKFANHSLHIPFLREFDSLNVAQAGAIIVSEFARRLG encoded by the coding sequence ATGCAAGATCATGGCCGGGATAAAAAGGATTCGAAAATCTACATAGTTGGCAACAAGCCGGTCAAGGAGCTTCTGCTGGATTCTCCACAAAGAGTGGACTTCGTGGCCTTCCGAAAAGGGCGGCGCGACAAGGCCATGGAAGAAATTTTCGACCTCTGCCGAACCGCCCAGGTGCCCTTCAAGTCTGTCTCGGCCAAGGAGCTGGACTACATGTACCGCGGCAACCACCAGGGTGTGGCCGCCCGGTGCGCGGCCCTGGAGTACACCCCGCTGGAGCGGCTCCTCGAACAGGCTCCCGACGCCCCGCTGCCCCTCATCGTGGCCCTGGACCAAGTCCAGGACACCGGCAACGTCGGCGTGCTCGCCCGCACCGTCCACGCGCTCGGCGGAGCCGGGCTCATCGTCTGCCAGCATCACGGCGCCTATCTCGGCGCCGGGGCCGTGCGTTCTTCCGCCGGCGCCCTGAACAAGCTCCCCGTGGCCAAGGTCGGCAACATGGCCAACGCCATGAAGGACTGCGTCAACTACGACTTCACCCTCTACTGCGCACGCATGACTTCCGACTCCGACAACGTCTACAGCGCGGAACTGCGCACTCCGGCCGTGCTCATCCTCGGCAACGAGGAAAAAGGCATCCGCCCCGGCGTGGCCAAATTCGCGAACCACAGCCTCCATATCCCCTTTCTCAGGGAATTCGACTCGCTGAACGTTGCCCAGGCAGGGGCCATCATCGTCTCGGAATTCGCCCGTCGGCTGGGCTAA
- a CDS encoding lytic transglycosylase domain-containing protein, with protein MGLLIASLAAGCSTKTTPEAAPPVEEQVAENLVPDDAEALEPEIEATPEVAPDEDLTQTEQAVLNQRFGLLFDLEPHENDEVELFFTYYNHKARKTMERWLKRSQPYLPYVRRVFTQYGLPQDLVLLPFVESGYNVRAYSWAGAGGMWQFMRGTGRLYGLKADWWIDERRDPYKATDAAARHLRDLHDKFGDWYLALAAYNAGEGKISRALKQAKCDDFFELTEKNRKLSRRNRLKRETRHYVPKFIAISKIFQNLDTLGFEPVSWDMEIEIVPVKVPGGTDLLALARAGGMTWKEFHDMNPAFRRQVSPPHMEATAYLPSDKADKMIAYLSEPGAQPYAGYIRYRVRSGDSWWVISRRYGVPINVLKSVNNTRSNILRPGQHVMVPGHGSKRTVTASASSSTAKTRAIAAKRGNYVVRSGDNLWSIARSFNTTVATLKRSNGLRSNRLKVGQKLYIPNSSSAATKQAVKDAGKVKTELVHYKVRRGDNLYSISRKFGVKVSDLCHWNSISAKTTIYAGQKLKVYVQ; from the coding sequence ATGGGGCTGCTTATCGCGAGCCTGGCCGCGGGTTGTTCCACCAAGACGACCCCTGAGGCGGCCCCGCCCGTGGAGGAACAGGTGGCGGAGAACCTCGTGCCCGATGACGCCGAGGCTCTCGAACCCGAAATCGAGGCCACTCCCGAAGTGGCTCCCGACGAGGACCTGACCCAGACCGAGCAGGCCGTGCTCAATCAGCGTTTCGGCCTGCTGTTCGATCTTGAGCCCCACGAGAACGATGAAGTCGAACTCTTCTTCACCTACTACAACCACAAGGCGCGCAAGACCATGGAGCGTTGGCTGAAACGCTCCCAGCCCTATCTGCCCTATGTGCGTCGGGTCTTCACCCAGTACGGTCTGCCCCAGGACCTTGTCCTGCTGCCGTTCGTGGAATCCGGCTACAACGTTCGGGCCTACTCCTGGGCCGGTGCGGGCGGAATGTGGCAGTTCATGCGCGGCACGGGCCGCTTGTACGGCCTCAAGGCCGACTGGTGGATCGATGAGCGCCGCGACCCCTACAAGGCCACCGACGCCGCGGCCCGCCATCTCAGGGACCTGCACGACAAGTTCGGCGACTGGTACCTGGCCCTGGCCGCCTACAACGCGGGCGAAGGCAAGATATCGCGTGCCCTGAAACAGGCCAAATGCGACGACTTCTTCGAGTTGACCGAGAAGAACCGCAAGCTTTCCCGGCGCAATCGCCTGAAACGAGAGACCCGGCACTACGTGCCCAAGTTCATCGCCATTTCCAAGATTTTCCAGAACCTGGATACCCTCGGCTTCGAGCCCGTGTCCTGGGACATGGAGATTGAGATCGTCCCGGTCAAGGTGCCCGGCGGCACCGACCTGCTCGCTCTGGCCCGCGCCGGCGGCATGACCTGGAAGGAATTCCACGACATGAACCCGGCTTTCCGCCGCCAGGTCAGTCCGCCGCACATGGAGGCCACCGCATACCTGCCCTCGGACAAAGCCGACAAGATGATCGCCTATCTGTCCGAGCCGGGCGCCCAGCCCTATGCGGGCTACATCCGCTACCGCGTGCGCTCCGGCGACTCCTGGTGGGTCATCTCCCGCCGCTACGGCGTGCCCATCAACGTGCTCAAGAGCGTGAACAACACCCGCTCCAACATACTGCGTCCCGGGCAGCACGTCATGGTGCCGGGCCACGGCTCCAAGCGGACCGTGACCGCGTCCGCTTCCTCGTCCACGGCCAAGACCCGCGCCATCGCCGCCAAACGCGGCAATTACGTGGTCCGCTCCGGCGACAACCTGTGGTCCATCGCCCGGTCATTCAATACCACCGTGGCCACCCTGAAGCGTTCCAACGGACTGCGTTCCAACCGCCTCAAGGTCGGCCAGAAGCTCTACATCCCCAACAGCTCCAGCGCGGCCACCAAGCAGGCCGTCAAGGACGCCGGAAAGGTCAAGACCGAGCTGGTCCACTACAAGGTGCGCAGGGGAGACAATCTCTATTCCATCTCCCGCAAGTTCGGCGTCAAGGTCTCCGACCTCTGCCATTGGAACTCCATCAGCGCCAAGACCACCATCTACGCGGGCCAGAAACTCAAGGTCTACGTCCAGTAA
- a CDS encoding HD-GYP domain-containing protein, which produces MDTNPRAARPVSYFPVSPVMLFPEALGNFSVYLWQGGDFVLYTSSGQRFTTRHRLTLHKNGVKEVYVQGSERDEYEKYIERNLGRILLDETLPIEARSRIFFEATTVVLQDVFDRKLPSALRARHFDRITDIVRNSIKFLAKDDSLSAVAPFISHDYKTYTHCMHVFVYSVALFQTYNMTESEVFEYGLGALLHDVGKAKIPKRILNKRGPLTTAEREIIKEHPVHGVSMCAHLPMTQNTINCILFHHEALDGSGYPAGIKGDNVPTPVRIISLSDIYDALTTDRPYAEAMQPYEALSLIRNEMRENVDMNVFKRFVAVLSGAEII; this is translated from the coding sequence ATGGATACGAATCCACGTGCCGCTCGGCCGGTATCCTACTTTCCCGTATCCCCGGTGATGCTCTTTCCGGAGGCTTTGGGGAACTTCTCAGTCTACCTGTGGCAAGGTGGGGACTTCGTTCTTTACACCTCTTCCGGCCAGCGATTCACCACCCGTCACCGCCTGACACTGCACAAAAACGGCGTCAAGGAAGTATACGTCCAGGGCTCTGAACGCGACGAGTACGAAAAGTACATCGAGCGCAACCTCGGCCGGATACTGCTGGACGAAACCCTGCCCATCGAAGCGCGTTCAAGGATTTTCTTCGAAGCCACGACCGTGGTGCTCCAGGACGTGTTCGACCGCAAGCTGCCGAGCGCCCTGCGGGCCAGGCACTTCGACCGCATCACGGACATCGTGCGCAACTCCATCAAGTTCCTGGCCAAGGACGACTCGCTGTCCGCCGTAGCCCCGTTCATCTCCCACGACTACAAGACCTACACCCACTGTATGCACGTGTTCGTGTATTCCGTGGCCCTGTTCCAGACCTACAACATGACCGAGAGCGAGGTCTTCGAATACGGGCTGGGCGCGTTGCTGCACGACGTGGGCAAAGCCAAGATTCCCAAACGAATCCTGAACAAGCGGGGCCCCCTGACAACGGCGGAGCGGGAGATCATCAAGGAGCACCCGGTGCATGGCGTATCCATGTGCGCGCACCTGCCCATGACCCAGAACACGATCAACTGCATCCTGTTCCACCATGAGGCCCTGGACGGGTCGGGCTACCCGGCGGGAATAAAGGGCGACAACGTGCCCACGCCGGTCCGCATCATCTCCCTTTCCGATATCTACGACGCCCTGACCACCGACCGCCCCTACGCCGAAGCCATGCAGCCCTACGAAGCCCTCTCCCTCATCCGAAACGAAATGCGCGAAAACGTCGACATGAACGTTTTCAAACGATTCGTCGCGGTCCTCAGCGGGGCCGAAATCATCTAA
- a CDS encoding substrate-binding periplasmic protein translates to MKKYLFACLFCLLASTVWAGTPLRFVVDADFAPYSMVVDGSPSGIDVDVLNEAARRAGINIEIRTTPLKTVLEMVGDGSCDGAAALFRSPERERYALFLDGVPIHFSDYVLFAKVGNRFVFDSYDDLAGKVIGVAAGLDLGPEFAEARAKGDMIVKEYPDLRGILAGLLGGEIDAFAGNIDVTYYRLKDMGLTSSVVYLPKKLQAEKPAYIVLSRASGLEDKDKVARALEEALAKMHKDGSYNTIAHRYLLRF, encoded by the coding sequence ATGAAAAAATACCTGTTTGCCTGTCTGTTTTGCCTCCTCGCTTCGACGGTCTGGGCCGGAACGCCCCTCCGTTTCGTCGTCGACGCGGATTTCGCGCCCTATTCCATGGTCGTTGACGGCTCGCCTTCGGGCATCGACGTGGACGTGCTCAACGAGGCCGCGCGCCGGGCCGGGATCAACATCGAGATTCGCACGACACCCTTGAAGACCGTCCTTGAAATGGTGGGAGACGGCAGTTGCGACGGGGCCGCGGCCCTGTTCCGAAGCCCGGAGCGCGAGAGGTACGCCCTGTTCCTCGACGGCGTTCCGATCCATTTCAGCGACTATGTGCTTTTCGCCAAGGTGGGCAACCGATTCGTGTTCGATTCGTACGACGATCTGGCAGGCAAGGTCATCGGCGTGGCCGCCGGGCTGGATCTTGGCCCGGAATTCGCCGAGGCCCGGGCAAAGGGCGACATGATCGTCAAGGAGTATCCTGACCTGCGGGGCATCCTCGCGGGACTGCTCGGCGGCGAAATCGACGCCTTTGCAGGCAATATCGATGTGACCTACTACCGCCTCAAGGACATGGGGCTGACCAGCTCCGTGGTCTATCTTCCCAAGAAGCTTCAGGCGGAAAAGCCCGCCTATATCGTCCTCTCCCGCGCCTCGGGTCTTGAGGACAAGGATAAGGTGGCCCGGGCATTGGAGGAAGCGCTCGCCAAAATGCACAAGGACGGCTCCTACAACACCATCGCCCACCGCTATTTGTTGCGCTTCTAG